In Sceloporus undulatus isolate JIND9_A2432 ecotype Alabama chromosome 7, SceUnd_v1.1, whole genome shotgun sequence, one DNA window encodes the following:
- the MTCP1 gene encoding protein p13 MTCP-1, which produces MAEGEEDGDARTPPVRLWVRRTGVYCDENQKTWLVTPEEETGTLKARIRRVQVPLGEAMRPSRLPASQLPHMWQISEGQQYRDSNSRIWGIEHHLIITGVEEMLLKLLSSD; this is translated from the exons atggcagaaggagaggaagatggTGATGCCCGGACTCCACCTGTCCGCCTTTGGGTGCGACGGACAGGCGTCTATTGTGATGAGAACCAGAAAACATGGCTGGTGACACCCGAAGAG GAAACAGGTACCCTCAAAGCTCGGATCAGAAGAGTCCAGGTCCCCTTGGGTGAGGCGATGCGCCCCAGCCGCCTCCCTGCATCCCAGCTGCCCCACATGTGGCAGATATCAGAGGGGCAGCAGTATCGAGATAGTAACTCCCGCATCTGGGGCATCGAACACCATTTAATA ATCACCGGAGTGGAGGAGATGCTCCTGAAACTCCTCTCAAGTGATTAA